One Edaphobacter flagellatus genomic region harbors:
- the leuC gene encoding 3-isopropylmalate dehydratase large subunit, whose protein sequence is MSTVAKTLFEKVWEQHVVAEPEGEPTILYIDLHLVHEVTSPQAFDGLRMAGRKIRRPDRHIATVDHNVPTTSAYDRLHIVDQISAAQVNALRKNCAEFGVEFFDVQDSSQGIVHMIGPELGATKPGMTIVCGDSHTSTHGAFGALAFGIGTSEVEHVMATQTLPQGKPKTFRITVDGELPFGVTAKDIILDIIGRIGTDGATGYAVEYAGSAIRSLSMEGRMTICNMSIEAGARAGMIAPDETTFAYLKGRRFVPQGAAWDEAVAHWKTLPTDEGAVFDRELHIDAATIAPAVTWGTSPGMHATIEGKVPSLAEAKTDADRKSFERAYEYMDLKPGTPMEEIKIDAVFLGSCTNGRIEDLRAAAKVVKGHHIATTVRAMVVPGSQAVKRQAEEEGLDEVFKSAGFEWREPGCSMCLGMNPDILSPGERCASTSNRNFEGRQGRGGRTHLVSPEMAAVAAITGHFTDIRKWKQKEGQR, encoded by the coding sequence ATGAGCACAGTAGCAAAGACGTTGTTTGAAAAAGTCTGGGAGCAGCACGTCGTTGCAGAACCTGAAGGCGAGCCGACGATTCTCTACATCGACCTGCACCTCGTCCACGAGGTCACCTCGCCGCAGGCCTTCGACGGGCTGCGCATGGCGGGACGCAAGATTCGCCGTCCTGATCGTCACATCGCTACGGTCGACCATAACGTTCCGACAACGAGCGCCTATGACCGGCTGCATATCGTCGATCAGATCTCGGCCGCGCAGGTGAATGCGCTGCGCAAGAACTGTGCTGAGTTCGGCGTGGAGTTCTTCGATGTGCAGGACTCCTCGCAGGGCATCGTACACATGATTGGGCCGGAGCTGGGAGCAACGAAGCCGGGCATGACGATTGTCTGTGGCGATTCGCACACGTCGACGCATGGAGCCTTTGGCGCGCTGGCCTTTGGCATCGGCACCAGCGAAGTCGAACATGTAATGGCCACGCAGACGCTGCCGCAAGGAAAGCCGAAGACCTTCCGCATCACCGTGGATGGCGAGCTTCCCTTTGGCGTCACGGCGAAGGACATCATCCTCGACATCATCGGACGCATCGGCACGGACGGGGCGACGGGCTATGCCGTCGAGTACGCGGGCTCGGCGATTCGTTCACTCTCGATGGAAGGACGCATGACGATCTGCAACATGAGCATCGAAGCAGGCGCACGCGCGGGCATGATCGCTCCGGATGAGACGACATTCGCGTATCTGAAGGGCCGCCGCTTTGTTCCGCAGGGCGCGGCCTGGGATGAAGCTGTTGCGCACTGGAAGACGCTGCCTACGGATGAAGGCGCTGTCTTCGATCGCGAGCTGCATATCGATGCTGCGACGATTGCTCCCGCGGTAACGTGGGGAACTTCGCCCGGCATGCATGCCACCATCGAAGGCAAGGTGCCTTCGCTTGCAGAGGCAAAGACCGACGCCGACCGCAAGAGTTTCGAGCGCGCCTATGAGTACATGGATTTGAAGCCGGGCACGCCGATGGAAGAGATCAAAATTGACGCCGTTTTTCTTGGCTCGTGCACGAACGGCCGCATCGAAGATCTTCGCGCCGCAGCAAAAGTGGTCAAAGGCCATCACATCGCGACGACGGTGCGCGCAATGGTCGTGCCAGGGTCGCAGGCAGTGAAGCGGCAGGCTGAAGAAGAAGGCCTGGATGAGGTCTTCAAATCGGCAGGGTTTGAGTGGCGTGAGCCGGGATGCTCGATGTGCCTCGGCATGAATCCCGACATTCTCTCACCCGGCGAGCGCTGCGCCT